One window from the genome of Bacteroidota bacterium encodes:
- the phoU gene encoding phosphate signaling complex protein PhoU, translated as MPERIDVQLFKLRRRMIKMCSLVDDQVESALKAVTTEDNELAEKVIRLDLKVDSYDLKISKACQKIFALNHPLAADLRFLMSALTINNNLERIGDIAVNLCENFLLKGRKPSFFERIKFLDMARIVREMIQNSIDSFIRLDLSLAKKVIVADKALDRINVENHRLIIDIMKEDRDSIDEAVAYMVMCRQLERIGDHATNIAEDVYFIVEARTVRHNYSEFFEGDSSNGPGSTEEG; from the coding sequence ATGCCCGAAAGAATAGATGTTCAGCTTTTTAAGTTAAGACGCCGGATGATTAAGATGTGCAGTCTCGTGGATGATCAGGTTGAATCTGCTTTGAAGGCTGTAACCACTGAAGATAATGAACTTGCTGAGAAAGTGATCAGGCTGGACCTGAAAGTTGATTCCTACGATCTTAAAATCAGTAAAGCCTGCCAGAAAATATTTGCACTGAATCATCCGCTTGCAGCCGACCTTCGATTTCTGATGTCTGCCCTGACAATCAACAATAACCTTGAGAGAATAGGGGACATAGCCGTAAACCTTTGTGAGAATTTCCTTCTGAAGGGTCGAAAACCCTCATTTTTTGAAAGAATAAAATTTCTCGATATGGCACGAATTGTCAGAGAAATGATTCAGAATTCCATCGATTCATTTATCCGTCTGGATCTTTCTCTTGCCAAAAAGGTGATTGTGGCAGACAAAGCTCTTGACAGAATAAATGTGGAAAATCACAGACTTATTATCGACATTATGAAGGAAGACAGGGATTCAATTGATGAGGCGGTTGCCTATATGGTTATGTGCAGACAGCTTGAACGGATAGGTGATCACGCAACCAATATTGCCGAGGATGTTTATTTTATTGTGGAAGCAAGAACCGTCCGCCACAATTACAGCGAGTTTTTCGAGGGTGACAGTTCAAACGGTCCCGGATCTACTGAAGAGGGCTAA
- the pstA gene encoding phosphate ABC transporter permease PstA, with amino-acid sequence MRKGSTVDKFTVLFFGILFLIPALVYLLFFLKIVIEGVPVITWEYLTSAQSSDLANGGIGTVITGTLATVVLMLAFVIPVGVTTALYLAEYSINRAFDKFFLFMLYNLSGVPSVVFGIFGLGFFVLNIGTGMDSFFGLELVFGKPSMLWASFTLAFMLVPMVVITTYQSFKSVPESYRETAYGAGATKLQMVRSVLIPHSISGVFTGIILSVSRAIGETAPLLFLGCAFFLPSVPVFDLCVTGFCFPLIDPTEQFLYLSYNIFILSTQSTAQSATLPYQYAGTLVLIFLTIVCNCTTIYLRHKFRKITSRGEGE; translated from the coding sequence ATGAGGAAGGGAAGCACGGTTGATAAATTTACTGTACTGTTTTTTGGAATCCTTTTTCTGATTCCTGCGCTTGTCTATCTCCTCTTCTTTCTTAAAATAGTTATCGAAGGGGTTCCTGTGATCACATGGGAATACCTGACCTCTGCACAGTCGAGTGATCTGGCAAATGGTGGAATAGGCACCGTAATCACTGGTACACTTGCAACAGTCGTGCTTATGCTTGCGTTTGTGATTCCGGTCGGGGTTACCACAGCTTTATATCTTGCTGAATATTCGATCAACAGGGCATTTGACAAGTTTTTCCTCTTCATGCTCTATAATCTTTCAGGTGTGCCATCGGTGGTTTTTGGGATATTCGGATTGGGATTTTTTGTTCTGAACATCGGGACAGGGATGGATTCATTTTTTGGACTTGAGCTTGTGTTCGGTAAGCCGTCAATGTTGTGGGCATCATTCACATTGGCATTTATGCTCGTTCCGATGGTGGTGATTACTACTTATCAGTCATTCAAATCAGTACCTGAGAGTTACCGTGAGACCGCATATGGTGCCGGGGCAACAAAATTACAGATGGTGAGGAGTGTTTTAATCCCTCATTCGATATCAGGAGTGTTTACAGGGATAATACTCTCTGTGAGCAGGGCTATTGGCGAGACCGCTCCGCTCCTCTTTCTGGGGTGTGCATTTTTCCTCCCTTCGGTTCCGGTTTTCGATCTTTGTGTCACCGGGTTCTGTTTCCCGTTGATAGATCCGACTGAACAATTTCTTTACCTGTCATACAATATTTTCATACTTTCAACGCAGTCGACGGCACAGTCAGCCACACTTCCTTATCAGTACGCCGGTACACTCGTGTTGATTTTCCTTACAATCGTTTGCAACTGTACTACAATCTATTTACGACATAAATTCAGAAAAATCACAAGCAGAGGCGAGGGAGAATGA
- a CDS encoding Abi family protein produces the protein MRYNEFERVMSKTRMQRYLFSVSGNTKKAMRLYRLNLTLSQELFTIISCFEIALRNSIDRLYISQHGSDWLRDSIMPGGIFTCQKCMTTANIIQKALSEIAPNYKHEKLLSKMDFGFWRYLFAQPLYNAGGRVLLKVFPNKPKSTPTMNIDNSAVFNKIGLINELRNRIAHHEPVCFRPHHNSISTAFSRKNYDLIKELYRWMAIDEASLLYGIDHVLKECDRIDSL, from the coding sequence ATGCGTTATAATGAATTTGAAAGAGTAATGTCGAAAACGAGGATGCAGCGATACTTGTTCTCTGTTAGTGGAAACACAAAAAAAGCAATGAGATTGTATAGATTGAATCTGACATTGTCTCAGGAACTATTTACCATAATAAGTTGCTTCGAGATAGCACTTAGAAACTCAATCGACCGGCTTTATATAAGTCAACATGGCTCTGATTGGCTAAGGGACTCGATTATGCCCGGAGGTATTTTTACTTGTCAAAAATGTATGACAACGGCAAATATTATTCAAAAGGCTTTATCAGAGATTGCACCTAATTATAAACATGAAAAACTTTTGTCTAAAATGGATTTCGGTTTTTGGAGATATCTTTTCGCACAACCTCTTTATAATGCGGGAGGAAGGGTATTACTCAAGGTCTTCCCAAACAAACCTAAATCAACTCCAACGATGAACATTGATAATTCTGCTGTTTTCAATAAAATCGGGCTAATAAATGAGCTCAGGAACAGAATAGCACATCATGAGCCTGTTTGCTTCCGACCGCACCATAATTCCATCAGTACTGCATTTTCTCGTAAAAATTATGATCTAATAAAAGAACTTTATCGATGGATGGCAATAGATGAAGCTTCGCTTCTTTATGGGATCGATCATGTATTGAAAGAGTGCGACAGGATAGACTCCCTTTGA
- a CDS encoding phosphate/phosphite/phosphonate ABC transporter substrate-binding protein, whose translation MKILRILLFLTPLLLFIVVTTQREWGKYSTELGSKKNPIKLFFTPSVDAKQITTTAKELLEFLQKETGYYFTSAVPADYVTVVESFGSNKADIAVINTFSYLMANKKYGATALLRIVRDNGEAFYRGQIIVRSDSGLDTITDLMSKKIAYVDPSSTSGYILPAALLKKHGIVPSDSIFAKKHDIVVSMVYQKQVDAGATYYSPKDETGQLRDARERVVTQYPDVFEKIKIIALTEPIPNDPVIFNKSMPEEMKLKIVDAFLKFVSTKAGQESLHRIYNVKKLIPTTDKDYDGLRKILDDINFKIEGAL comes from the coding sequence ATGAAAATCTTACGAATCCTTTTATTCCTTACACCTCTGCTTCTTTTTATCGTGGTAACCACGCAAAGGGAGTGGGGGAAGTACAGCACTGAGCTCGGTTCCAAGAAGAACCCGATCAAGCTTTTTTTTACACCGTCTGTTGACGCTAAACAGATAACCACCACTGCAAAGGAGTTGCTCGAGTTTCTCCAAAAGGAGACGGGTTACTACTTCACATCCGCGGTGCCGGCTGATTATGTAACAGTAGTCGAGAGTTTTGGAAGCAATAAAGCCGATATTGCGGTAATTAACACCTTTTCCTATCTCATGGCGAACAAAAAATATGGTGCCACAGCGCTTCTTCGAATTGTTCGAGACAATGGAGAGGCGTTCTACCGGGGTCAGATAATAGTGAGGTCTGACTCGGGTCTGGATACCATCACTGACCTGATGAGCAAAAAAATTGCTTATGTCGACCCCTCCTCAACCTCCGGCTACATCCTTCCAGCCGCACTTCTAAAAAAACATGGTATTGTCCCCTCAGATTCGATTTTTGCAAAAAAACATGATATAGTTGTCTCAATGGTTTACCAGAAACAGGTGGACGCAGGAGCTACATATTATTCCCCGAAGGATGAGACAGGTCAGTTGAGGGATGCAAGGGAACGGGTGGTAACGCAGTATCCCGATGTATTTGAAAAAATAAAAATTATTGCTCTCACCGAACCAATTCCCAACGACCCCGTAATATTCAATAAAAGCATGCCTGAAGAAATGAAGCTGAAGATTGTAGATGCTTTCCTGAAATTCGTATCCACCAAGGCAGGTCAGGAGTCGTTGCACCGGATTTATAATGTTAAAAAACTGATACCAACAACTGACAAGGATTATGACGGGCTTAGAAAAATTCTTGACGACATCAACTTTAAAATCGAGGGGGCACTGTGA
- a CDS encoding TetR/AcrR family transcriptional regulator, producing MNRLPDILKAAERRFVKHGTAKTTLDEIARDLRIAKSTVYHYFDSKEALFLAVVKKQINDYFTELREIFNNEEKKFPDRFRSYFYLKANLKTKYKLIYGMMLAELAENTLQGERELLESLLKDEEQLIKLVFTAYFNDALNTPKDDAPLLFVMQTNMLPFLNDFYLSESKTQSESLMQKMLDQFELLLNSLNNY from the coding sequence TGTAAAGCATGGCACTGCAAAAACCACCCTTGACGAGATTGCCCGAGACTTGAGAATCGCAAAATCGACTGTTTACCACTATTTCGATTCGAAGGAGGCACTTTTCCTCGCTGTCGTAAAAAAGCAGATAAACGACTATTTCACCGAGTTAAGGGAAATTTTTAACAATGAGGAGAAAAAATTCCCGGATCGTTTCAGAAGTTATTTCTACCTGAAAGCGAATCTGAAAACGAAATACAAACTGATTTACGGGATGATGCTTGCGGAACTCGCTGAAAACACCCTTCAGGGTGAAAGAGAATTGCTGGAATCCCTTTTGAAGGACGAGGAACAGTTGATAAAACTTGTTTTCACCGCATACTTTAACGATGCCTTGAACACACCCAAAGATGATGCCCCTCTGTTGTTCGTAATGCAGACAAACATGCTCCCTTTTCTGAATGATTTCTACCTTTCGGAATCAAAAACACAAAGTGAATCCCTTATGCAAAAGATGCTCGATCAGTTTGAACTGCTGCTGAACAGTCTGAACAACTATTAG
- the pstC gene encoding phosphate ABC transporter permease subunit PstC, with protein MDPERRIPVKFSVDRDKSVFAAKRGLSALTGNSFASFLIRSTGVLVFLVTGLFFVFIIYQSLLVFNYLSPSDLLFSTKNGEKVFEWYPVSADPKYSIVPLILGTVMTAIPATIISSIFGVGIGVYISEFAPRAISRFLKQIIDIFASLPTVAVGFILLTVGVTFFSSLFDPQNRLNAFLSSLGLSLIIIPQIASLTEEALRGVPGHVRTAAYSLGAGRWETVRSVVFPAAVNGISASILLGFGRALGDTMIVLMTSGNAANISMNPFGSVRTMTATIAAELGEVSSGTAHFQTLFFLGMILFLMSVLINLLVKYLIKKLIQQSGGEVR; from the coding sequence GTGGATCCGGAAAGAAGGATACCTGTAAAATTTTCTGTTGACCGGGATAAGTCAGTCTTTGCAGCCAAAAGAGGACTGAGTGCACTTACCGGCAACTCATTCGCTTCCTTCCTCATCAGATCGACAGGGGTTCTCGTCTTTCTCGTGACCGGTCTTTTTTTTGTTTTTATAATTTATCAAAGTCTTCTTGTCTTTAATTATCTCAGCCCTTCAGACCTTCTTTTTTCGACAAAAAACGGCGAAAAAGTTTTCGAATGGTATCCCGTTTCAGCAGACCCGAAGTATTCAATAGTTCCCCTGATTTTGGGGACAGTAATGACCGCCATACCGGCAACGATAATTTCTTCAATTTTCGGTGTGGGGATTGGAGTTTACATTTCGGAGTTTGCACCTCGCGCAATCAGCAGGTTCCTTAAGCAGATTATCGATATTTTTGCCTCACTTCCTACGGTTGCGGTGGGTTTTATCCTGTTGACGGTGGGCGTCACATTTTTTTCATCCCTTTTTGATCCCCAGAACAGGTTGAATGCCTTTTTATCTTCACTGGGACTCTCACTTATAATAATCCCGCAGATTGCTTCGCTCACTGAGGAGGCGCTCCGGGGAGTACCGGGGCATGTAAGGACAGCGGCATACAGTCTGGGTGCGGGACGGTGGGAGACGGTACGGAGTGTGGTTTTCCCGGCTGCAGTGAACGGGATAAGTGCGAGCATACTTCTCGGATTCGGCAGGGCTTTGGGGGATACGATGATAGTCCTGATGACATCCGGAAATGCAGCCAACATTTCGATGAATCCTTTTGGAAGTGTCAGAACAATGACAGCAACGATTGCTGCCGAACTTGGGGAGGTCTCCTCGGGTACGGCTCATTTTCAAACTCTCTTTTTTTTGGGGATGATCCTGTTTCTGATGTCTGTACTGATCAATCTTTTGGTAAAATATCTAATCAAAAAGTTGATTCAACAGTCAGGCGGCGAGGTCAGATAG
- the phnE gene encoding phosphonate ABC transporter, permease protein PhnE codes for MAHVNPHDVIAKRNDYVLRKAKIKAALLDIFFVFYSILVIDRIVWNRFILQIKDLPFSWTEIGIIALISALIGTIWSLTGTSLSCRLVGIAKPGKVTKYTVEIFGWFLFNITFIAGWIVTKISIIDLFSDEGVQAAQRIFSALFNPQMAIFDEALFAIIETIYIALIATLISIPITLIVSFLSARNLMNDNKFTLLIYAFLRLVSNFVRSIEPLIWAIIFSVWIGIGAFAGMMALLIHSIASNAKLYSEAIESIEEGPVEAISATGANKIQIIWFAVIPQIILPFLSFTIYRWDINVRMATIIGLVGGGGIGTMLIQYQGLAQWHEVGLIVIMIALVVWVMDYISTKIRQAIY; via the coding sequence ATGGCACATGTTAATCCACATGATGTAATTGCCAAAAGAAACGATTATGTTTTAAGAAAAGCCAAAATAAAGGCAGCACTGCTCGATATTTTCTTTGTCTTCTACTCGATTCTGGTGATAGACAGGATAGTCTGGAACAGATTCATCCTCCAGATAAAAGATCTGCCGTTCAGTTGGACTGAAATTGGCATAATTGCTCTAATCAGTGCGCTTATCGGAACAATCTGGAGCCTTACCGGCACTTCTCTTTCCTGCCGGCTTGTAGGAATAGCAAAACCGGGCAAGGTAACGAAATACACAGTCGAGATTTTCGGCTGGTTCCTTTTCAATATTACCTTTATTGCCGGCTGGATTGTAACAAAAATATCGATAATCGACCTGTTCAGCGATGAGGGTGTTCAGGCTGCACAAAGGATATTCAGTGCCCTGTTCAATCCTCAAATGGCAATTTTTGATGAGGCACTTTTTGCCATTATTGAAACAATTTACATTGCACTCATCGCCACACTTATTTCGATTCCCATTACGCTGATTGTCAGCTTCCTCTCCGCGAGGAATCTTATGAACGACAACAAGTTTACACTGTTGATTTATGCTTTCCTCAGACTTGTTTCAAACTTCGTTCGATCAATCGAACCGTTGATCTGGGCAATTATCTTTTCAGTATGGATAGGAATTGGTGCTTTTGCAGGAATGATGGCGCTGCTTATCCACAGTATTGCATCAAACGCAAAGCTTTATTCCGAAGCCATCGAGTCGATAGAAGAGGGTCCCGTTGAGGCAATTTCTGCAACGGGAGCAAATAAAATTCAGATAATCTGGTTTGCCGTGATCCCACAAATTATCCTGCCGTTCCTTTCGTTCACCATCTACAGATGGGATATAAATGTGAGAATGGCAACCATCATCGGTCTGGTTGGTGGTGGTGGAATCGGAACGATGCTGATTCAGTATCAGGGTCTGGCACAGTGGCATGAAGTAGGACTTATCGTAATTATGATTGCCCTGGTGGTCTGGGTCATGGATTATATTTCAACAAAGATTCGTCAGGCAATTTATTAG
- a CDS encoding phosphate ABC transporter ATP-binding protein, with product MKEIKIRFEKLNVNFGPVHAIKDLNLEIVNKRITCLIGPSGCGKTTLLKTVNRLNELKNDYSSSGRVLIDGIDVLDDATDIANLRRKAAMVFQKPALFAKSVFENVAFPLRLQGIKNKTEVSEKVEIALKQASVWDEVKDRLDESAFRFSLGQQQRITIARAMISEPEILMLDEPTGSLDPFSTKKIEDLIYDLRRKVTVIMVSHNLQQVASLSDYTVLINEGTLVEANQTIKFFTKPEKKLSEEYLTGRIKV from the coding sequence ATGAAAGAAATAAAAATCAGATTCGAGAAGCTGAATGTAAACTTTGGTCCGGTTCATGCGATAAAAGATCTGAACCTCGAGATAGTAAATAAAAGAATAACATGTCTCATCGGTCCCTCCGGGTGCGGGAAAACCACACTTTTAAAGACTGTAAACCGGCTAAACGAACTGAAAAACGACTATTCCTCCAGCGGCAGGGTTTTAATAGACGGGATTGATGTCCTGGATGATGCCACTGATATCGCCAATCTGAGGAGAAAAGCGGCAATGGTTTTTCAAAAGCCCGCTCTCTTTGCCAAATCTGTTTTTGAAAATGTGGCGTTCCCTCTCAGGTTACAGGGGATAAAAAACAAAACTGAGGTAAGTGAAAAAGTCGAGATTGCTCTGAAACAGGCATCCGTGTGGGATGAGGTGAAAGACAGGCTGGATGAATCAGCATTCCGGTTCTCTCTCGGGCAGCAACAGCGGATTACGATTGCCCGGGCAATGATTTCAGAACCTGAAATTCTGATGCTCGATGAACCTACGGGCTCTCTCGATCCTTTCTCGACAAAAAAAATAGAAGACCTGATTTATGATCTTCGAAGAAAAGTGACAGTTATAATGGTTTCTCACAACCTTCAGCAGGTTGCTTCCCTGAGTGATTACACTGTGCTGATTAATGAGGGGACTTTGGTTGAAGCCAATCAGACGATAAAGTTTTTTACAAAACCGGAGAAAAAACTCAGTGAGGAATATCTGACAGGAAGGATAAAGGTTTAG
- a CDS encoding phosphate ABC transporter substrate-binding protein gives MKRLIKTVAGRHLFAAVFFSWLVFSGCGDSTRGITLNIKGSDTMVNLCQKWAEAYMKKHKDVRVAVTGGGSGNGITALINGSADIACMSREILKAEKEKADMKKISLSLTNVAFDGITIAVNSSLNLEELTLAQLKGIFTGKIKNFKEVGGVDLSINLYGRDNNSGTYRFFKENILGGEEFARSTQVLQGTASLADAVAQDGRGIVYGGIGYFINKPGIKIIKIKSAAGEKSKSPVDSNHPNYEDIRSGRYYISRHLLLVSTAQAKKGVKDFIDFVLSDEGQEIVAKMNYIPLR, from the coding sequence TTGAAAAGACTTATTAAAACAGTAGCGGGCAGACATTTGTTCGCTGCTGTTTTTTTTTCATGGTTGGTCTTCAGCGGATGTGGTGACAGCACCCGGGGCATCACTCTCAATATAAAAGGGAGTGACACCATGGTAAATCTATGCCAAAAATGGGCTGAGGCTTATATGAAAAAGCACAAGGATGTGCGGGTTGCAGTTACGGGCGGCGGGTCAGGCAACGGAATCACAGCATTGATTAACGGTTCAGCCGATATTGCCTGCATGAGCCGGGAGATTCTGAAAGCCGAAAAGGAGAAAGCCGATATGAAAAAGATTTCGCTCTCTCTCACAAATGTTGCGTTTGACGGCATTACAATTGCGGTAAACAGCAGTCTGAATCTCGAAGAACTTACTCTGGCTCAACTTAAAGGCATCTTCACAGGAAAAATTAAAAATTTCAAGGAAGTTGGCGGAGTCGACCTTTCCATCAATCTCTACGGCAGGGACAATAACAGCGGGACATACCGTTTTTTTAAGGAAAACATCCTTGGAGGAGAGGAATTTGCAAGGTCAACTCAGGTTCTTCAGGGAACTGCCTCTCTTGCAGATGCCGTTGCTCAGGACGGGAGAGGGATTGTTTACGGAGGTATAGGCTACTTCATAAACAAACCCGGAATTAAAATCATAAAAATAAAATCGGCTGCGGGGGAAAAATCAAAGTCACCAGTCGACTCAAATCATCCAAATTATGAGGATATCAGATCAGGCAGGTATTACATTTCCCGTCACCTTCTTTTGGTTTCAACGGCGCAGGCAAAAAAAGGGGTAAAGGATTTTATTGATTTTGTACTCTCGGATGAAGGTCAGGAAATCGTGGCTAAAATGAATTACATCCCGTTGAGGTAG
- the phnC gene encoding phosphonate ABC transporter ATP-binding protein gives MLKVDKVHKIYPSGTHALKGVSFDVKEGEFLVIIGLSGSGKSTLLRCINRLHEPTSGEITFMGKDITHVSGKELRGLKQQIGMVFQQFNLIKRRSVITNVLTGSLGRLSTFQTITESFPPELIEDAMNALRIVGIEEKAYIRADALSGGQQQRVAIARSLMQNPKLLLADEPVASLDPATSNSVMHYFEKINKELGTTVICNLHFLSLVRKYASRVIALKAGEIIYEGLPHDIDEKWFKTIYGDEAEEVEIR, from the coding sequence ATATTAAAAGTTGATAAAGTTCATAAAATTTATCCTTCCGGAACTCATGCGCTAAAAGGTGTCAGTTTCGATGTGAAGGAGGGGGAATTCCTCGTAATTATCGGTCTCAGCGGATCGGGTAAATCAACCCTTCTCAGGTGTATTAACAGACTTCATGAGCCGACTTCCGGTGAGATTACCTTCATGGGAAAAGATATTACACATGTTTCGGGCAAGGAGCTGCGAGGGTTGAAACAGCAGATCGGCATGGTATTTCAGCAGTTCAACCTGATAAAAAGAAGAAGTGTAATTACAAATGTTTTAACAGGGAGTCTCGGCAGGCTGAGTACCTTCCAGACGATTACCGAAAGTTTCCCTCCCGAATTGATTGAAGATGCGATGAATGCACTTCGCATCGTTGGTATCGAGGAAAAAGCATACATCAGGGCGGATGCACTTAGCGGCGGTCAGCAACAGAGAGTGGCTATTGCCCGCAGTCTGATGCAAAATCCAAAACTTCTTCTCGCAGACGAACCGGTCGCGTCACTTGACCCCGCAACTTCAAACTCGGTAATGCACTATTTCGAAAAGATTAACAAAGAACTTGGGACAACGGTAATCTGTAACCTCCACTTCCTGAGTCTGGTAAGAAAATATGCTTCGAGAGTAATTGCTCTGAAGGCAGGCGAGATCATATACGAGGGCCTGCCACACGATATCGATGAAAAATGGTTCAAAACAATTTATGGCGACGAAGCCGAAGAAGTGGAGATAAGATAA